A window of Gadus chalcogrammus isolate NIFS_2021 chromosome 16, NIFS_Gcha_1.0, whole genome shotgun sequence contains these coding sequences:
- the LOC130406226 gene encoding P2X purinoceptor 7-like — protein MRPQAIRGRGSRGGRRGARGTGRAGRSRRRGAAVNLGQDDVLRVENLQALRIADEQARIQSLDLQMSHHLLQHCLTRDPSLMFDLLTMSSTDPPPSGPQVRDKPTWCICHNCREMPTDVERKCCGQQPHSCIAMLPHIEAYILQEGHLRLAIRIWNDVRALGDLPDPGESKKQFRYAAYRQFVVWQYGALGAGNRVVLPSCCVWKIRDRFPDPHGQYKGFSLFVSV, from the exons atgagaccccaggccATTAGGGGCAGAGGAAGTAGAGGTGGAAGACGGGGAGCAAGAGGCACTGGACGAGCGGGAAGAAGCAGGAGACGCGGGGCTGCAGTAAACCTGGGGCAGGATGATGTACTGCGAGTGGAGAACCTGCAAGCTCTAAGGATAGCAGATGAGCAG GCAAGAATTCAAAGTCTGGATCTGCAAATGTCGCATCATTTGCTCCAGCACTGCCTGACACGCGACCCCAGCCTCATGTTCGACCTGCTCACCATGTCATCCACAGATCCTCCTCCATCAGGCCCTCAAGTGAGAGATAAACCCACCTGGTGCATCTGCCACAACTGCAGGGAAATGCCGACGGACGTGGAGCGCAAGTGCTGTGGGCAACAACCTCACTCATGTATAGCAATGCTGCCCCACATCGAGGCATACATTCTGCAAGAGGGGCACCTGCGCCTTGCAATCAGAATCTGGAACGATGTGCGGGCTTTGGGTGACCTTCCAGACCCAGGGGAAAGCAAGAAACAATTTCGCTATGCTGCATACCGACAGTTTGTTGTGTGGCAATATGGGGCACTGGGAGCAGGGAACAGAGTGGTCCTACCCAGTTGCTGTGTGTGGAAGATAAGAGACCGCTTTCCAGATCCACACGGACAATATAAAGGCTTCAGTTTATTTGTATCTGTGTGA